The DNA window AAATAAACGAAAAATAGAGTTAAAACAGTGCATTTGAAATACTTTTGAAATGCAcatacagaaattaaaaaaataataattattttctgaCTTGATTTAAGTGCTCAATTCTTACTACAAGTAAATCGATTTCAACAAATGTACAAAAAAGTACAAACATTATCCAGACCAAGacacatgtacatttactgTTTACATACTATCACAGAAACCTCCACCTTCACAAAGGCCTTTGTGAGTAAAACAATAAATTGATGCATACTTACATTCCTAGTTTGAATATACACAAAACAGAGCAAGATTTATCGCATCTAGCAAAACACCAGCAGTTTATGAAAAGGTACTGCTTCTAGGTTTTCCTCTTCCCAAATGGAAACCATTGGTGCCATCAGGGCCTCTGGGTTGTCGGATAACTCCTTCCATTCCCAGCATCTTGTGTTTTTCAGGACCCTTTCCATTGACTTGACCACCTGTTAGAGGGCTTTTGTCCTGACCAGCCAACTTCAGTCTTCGCTGCACCCAAGGGCTAGAAGGTGTTCCATCTGAAGAGTTGTCATACCTTTTCCTCCCCATATCTGGGCTCCCCTGGGGACTCAACTTAGGACTAGTACTTGGACTCCTCTTGTCATCAGCCAGTGGGGATATTCCATGAAAATTCCTCCTCCTTTGTGTTCTTGGGCTGGTTTTTGGACTAGACTTTGGACTTGACCTTGGGGAAGAATTTGGACTCAATCGATTTGAGTCATAATTATTTGGACTTAGAGTTCTTTTCAGCATTGCATGATCTTGATTTGGACTCAGAGTTCTTTTAAGCATAGCATGCTCTTGATTTGGACTCATAGTTCTTTTGAGTTTTGGGTGTTCCATATGGTTTGGGCTCAATGTCTTCTTCAGCATTGGGTGGCCCATATGATTTGGGCTCAAGGTTTTCTTCAGCACAGGATGCTCCATATGATTTGGACTTAGTGTTTTCTTTAAGATTTGGTGTGTTCTGTAATTGCCAGATTGTGGTACACCAAATTCAGCTTCTGATCCACTGCTATAGTAACAAGATGAATCATTGTCAGCTAGTTCATTAATTCTGTTTTTCTTTCTACGTTCTCTTCTCTTCTTTTTCTTATCATGACCTTCATTGTCATCCTCCTTGCCTGAATCATCATCTTTGTCTTTcttcttgttttctttcttcttctGAGCAGCGAGTAAGACAACACGCATGCCCTGTCGCCAATCTTCAGAATCATTCATTGTTTCACAAGCTGTTTTAGCTGCCTCATGCTTTTCAAATTCAACCACAGCACAGGTTGTTGTACCAATTTCAGGATGCTTAGTGGCATGCTTCTTCACATCTTGTGGCACTGACTTTCCCGGTCTTAGAATTCTTATGAGCGAAACTTCACCACATTTGGAAAACATTTCTGCCACATTTTCAATCGATGGGTTTTCCATTGGTAAATTGACCACCACAACGGAACGAGACGGAGTTGTTTCATCCCAGTCTGGAAGAGGGTCTTTTCGACGAACTTTTCGTCCCTCCTCATTCACTTCAAGTTTATCAGAGTGTCTTAAACTGTAGGCAACCACACGATAATCTTTAGTTAGGGATTTCACTTTCTTGAAAGAAGTTATGAGTTTAATACTCACAAAACCTTGCTTGTTCCTGCGCACATGTTTCAACAAAAACGCGTCTTTTAGAATGTTAGCATCAGAAAAGTAAAACTCCACCTGTTTTATGATTCGATTTTTAAGTTCATCGTCTGGAGCAACAAACTCTGGTTCCTCGGCGGTTCTATGCTCATCATGGCTCCCTCCCTCGTCCTCGCTAGTGTACACACTACTGTTCCCATCATCGTCCACCCTAAGTCGCTCCACCTTGAGAAGGACTGGGGTCGTGCTTCTTGCCTCTGTCACACCGTTGTTTCCAACAGATTGTTCCCCAGTCAGCTCTTCCCTGATCTCGGGAACATCTATTTTCTGTTCTGGAGAACTCATAATGTTATCCTAGAACGGACACTTACCACAGACACAAAAGAATTAAGCTTTAATTCGTAAAAGGCAGCAAAAATGCGGAAAATACCACAAGACTCTCTGCCTGTTTACTCGTAAATGTGGCCGTGTTTTTGCGTTCCCGATGTGTGACGTCACTTCCGATTATAGCCTATCCTCCCGAAATCAGAGTACTGAAAGTATTGTTAAATTTCGTTTCTCAACGGGAGTACTGAAACGTATTCGATAACTCGTTATAATCACTTATATCAcaggaattatatttttatgtcgTACATAATATCAAAGATATTAAATCAAGCCTAGGACACTCAAAACTAATAATATACAGACAGTTCATTGTACTTCACAGTACAGAAAGTACATCAAGTTGtactttaaaacaatttgttacgttagtatctagtacatttcggaacgatgtgtttattatgcGATGTACAGATGAAGTCAGAGGATAGGGACAGGTCAATTGATCATTTTCCAATGAAGATTTCGTCCTAAATCGTTGGACAAATTGGagaatttgtttaaaacatagcgtGAACATGGTGAACCGAggaccccctataaatccaagatggcgagtgtcgtccATTTACGTTTTCAATGCACacgtacattgaatacacttttttaacatgattaaaacagagattttcagtgaatttatttgTTGCaatacttaaacaataaaacaataaaaagtcaCCTAATTACTgctaatgtacataagtacagccaaatcgtctcttgtgagactttgagtctgacgtcatcatgattatttcatgcagtccgtgatttttcttaggtcattgtagatttcgaccaattgatgaacagggcgtgtcaatttcaatcatgtcagtttcttgtcagtttcaggcgataaacggggcgtgcaGATTCCAGTTTGGCTGTTTCTATACTATAATTAACTTtaagtttctgtaagaaatactagactttgacccgtgggTTCACGGGTTGACATTagatatgatatcggacatttacgaaatagatacaccgacacaccgtattgttgacatttacgtAACCAAGCTTTAAtactacaataatgctattaatttcttaatttattaatttgctAATAATCTAACCGTGTCTCGGAACAGGCCTCCCCACAGCCGGTTAAGAGGCCTCCCacatacccgtaatgtagccaaaaaaaatgcagaatcgctccgaaacgattttggagaaaattaacgaggctgcattgaaaataacagtcaaattttcatctaaaaatttaattcattttaatgaagaattcaacactttttcaccaaacTTATTACTCGCTTCGATTTTACACACcgtgttgacattcggaactctcgggatatttcatattaaatacactgagttagagttatatCCGGTATtactttgatgaacagaatataagacaatttttcgatgaaaatttacacgttcttttaatatcgtttctgagtaacagtttatccatgcaaatgtgatattgtggaaacttcgcggctatgttaaggctgcccgattaatttcacagcgatatgtagaaagtcacttgtctgtacttcataagatatgacgtcatagttaactagtaatactaaattcaatatcaccgatatggagtataaaaaatcaacagttttaaagcttcgtaataggtaaataactattcataaactaatggttttgagactctccctgctacgtgtaatctaatgaatggtgatatgtatgtgcatataaaaaacggcttggcacaagtgaaagataaaaacaatcttagtatattttacgtaaaatcgggagagaaaataagtaccacTGTGAATCTTGGTGGGGGAAACCTACCGATTGacccgattttgtgtaaatcgagcctaaaaggtaaaaatgtgcctaatttcgatggcggtgcgaaatgttttgacaatatttcaaataaacgaaatatttatatgaacacccagcaagaactgcaaaatacattacttatcaaaggatttttcattaaaatatttttgatttaatgtcattattcacttgtgccgatgcgatttttatagattatttaccgtgttagaatacacccgtcacgagcttaagaaaaatatatgacgtcacaaaaatacatcaaatatagtgttTACCTGTTTCCCTGGCCTACCCATAATGCTCCGCAACAGTACTGTTGCGGAGCATTATGGGTAGGCCAGGGAAACAGGCTAATATAGTGTTGGATGCCACTGTTaacttatgtaataaaagtttaaagaaactcaCTCGGCTAAAGcatttttcgataattaaaaaagtatcatttttcgatatatatttagcttcggacagccttaacatagccgcgttaAACTTAATAGCCttccgtgatttagcgtgaatgtaatgcgcatttgcaagattgtaaaatccaaaaaatccagatgatttccagattttttaaaggaattttcgttgattattaattggcgaagcttgattgagaaaaaataaaaacaaattggtagtCTTCAAGTACcaacgatttttaaaatatatgaaacaaaagacagtactcttccgatttctcggtattaaagcccaaaaaattcgagtctattattttaatatagtagtatagatagatTGGATATGATACTTGGTAGATGTTAATATACAGAAATACACCTaaaattaccaattttaataattttttcctCCCAGAACAAATAATTAGAAACTTCattatccaacaaccaagcccctggGATATTACTGAGAAAATCAGAAATGGGAATGTGTTACCACTTCCTTTCAACAACATGGCAAACTTGTGTTAAGATTCAGGTAGACCAATTTAAGCTCATCTTCAACATCTTCATGTTTATCATAATTTCACTTCGAAAAACATAGTAAACTCTTTGGTATGTGTTTTAATTCCGCTGTTATCATTATCAACATATTCCATTTCTAATTTACAATGAGACAAATagtaatataaaaatgaatataattcaAGACTGAATGAAAACACACATGAAACGTACATATGATGATATGCAAacagtttaatatatatatatatatatatatatatatatatat is part of the Crassostrea angulata isolate pt1a10 chromosome 3, ASM2561291v2, whole genome shotgun sequence genome and encodes:
- the LOC128176604 gene encoding la-related protein 6-like — translated: MSSPEQKIDVPEIREELTGEQSVGNNGVTEARSTTPVLLKVERLRVDDDGNSSVYTSEDEGGSHDEHRTAEEPEFVAPDDELKNRIIKQVEFYFSDANILKDAFLLKHVRRNKQGFVSIKLITSFKKVKSLTKDYRVVAYSLRHSDKLEVNEEGRKVRRKDPLPDWDETTPSRSVVVVNLPMENPSIENVAEMFSKCGEVSLIRILRPGKSVPQDVKKHATKHPEIGTTTCAVVEFEKHEAAKTACETMNDSEDWRQGMRVVLLAAQKKKENKKKDKDDDSGKEDDNEGHDKKKKRRERRKKNRINELADNDSSCYYSSGSEAEFGVPQSGNYRTHQILKKTLSPNHMEHPVLKKTLSPNHMGHPMLKKTLSPNHMEHPKLKRTMSPNQEHAMLKRTLSPNQDHAMLKRTLSPNNYDSNRLSPNSSPRSSPKSSPKTSPRTQRRRNFHGISPLADDKRSPSTSPKLSPQGSPDMGRKRYDNSSDGTPSSPWVQRRLKLAGQDKSPLTGGQVNGKGPEKHKMLGMEGVIRQPRGPDGTNGFHLGRGKPRSSTFS